In Bombus affinis isolate iyBomAffi1 unplaced genomic scaffold, iyBomAffi1.2 ctg00000433.1, whole genome shotgun sequence, a single genomic region encodes these proteins:
- the LOC126928005 gene encoding 6-phosphofructo-2-kinase/fructose-2,6-bisphosphatase-like isoform X1 — MDSITAEEDLRLKIAHYIRSYEPMDEKTYPRIRIDTGSMDIESCIVSGDVETNVLGYLGSVTVEPHTLYFSRHGESEYNVLGKVGGDAVLSARGERYAQALATKFNAMRIPDLRVLTSRLRRTIATARGVESPQEHVTALNELHAGICEGLSYEDMQEHYPQEFAWRDQDKLRYRYPWGESYIDAMHRVEPVIAELQRSNNILVVSHQAILRCIIGVFTDKKPEEVPYAEVPLHTVIRISSQGYNYKVDFFKLPIECVNTIRVKPNNCSADRTADDALLTVPAHFDIPDPWRNLGSGPTPVQQH, encoded by the exons ATGGATTCAATAACAGCCGAAGAAGATCTACGATTGAAGATAGCTCATTACATTCGATCTTACGAGCCAATGGATGAGAAGACGTATCCACGAATCCGTATCGACACCGGCAGCATGGATATCGAGTCCTGCATCGTGTCTGGCGATGTGGAGACAAATGTCCTTGGATATCTTGGAAGCGTCACTGTTGAGCCGCATACTCTTTATTTCTCTCGG CACGGCGAAAGCGAGTACAACGTATTGGGTAAGGTTGGTGGTGACGCAGTTTTAAGCGCACGTGGCGAGAGATATGCACAAGCGTTGGCCACCAAGTTCAACGCTATGCGTATTCCCGACCTGCGCGTGCTAACTAGTCGCCTTCGAAGGactatcgcgactgctcgtgGCGTGGAATCGCCCCAAGAACACGTGACAGCACTCAACGAACTCCACGCCGGTATCTGTGAGGGGCTGTCTTATGAAGACATGCAGGAGCATTATCCGCAG GAATTTGCATGGCGCGATCAAGATAAGCTGCGCTATCGTTATCCATGGGGAGAAAGCTACATCGACGCCATGCACCGCGTGGAACCGGTTATTGCTGAATTACAGAGATCCAACAACATCTTGGTCGTGTCTCATCAAGCTATTCTGCGCTGCATCATTGGCGTTTTCACAGATAAAAAACCGGAAGAGGTGCCTTACGCTGAGGTGCCACTGCATACCGTCATCCGAATCAGCAGCCAGGGTTACAATTACAAGGTGGACTTCTTCAAGTTACCCATAGAGTGCGTAAACACGATTCGCGTGAAGCCGAATAATTGTAGCGCGGACAGAACCGCGGACGATGCTCTGCTCACAGTCCCAGCACATTTCGACATACCGGATCCTTGGCGAAATCTTGGCAGCGGACCCACTCCCGTACAACAACACTGA
- the LOC126928005 gene encoding 6-phosphofructo-2-kinase/fructose-2,6-bisphosphatase-like isoform X2 has product MRRRIHESVSTPAAWISSPASCLAMWRQMSLDILEASLLSRILFISLGLHGESEYNVLGKVGGDAVLSARGERYAQALATKFNAMRIPDLRVLTSRLRRTIATARGVESPQEHVTALNELHAGICEGLSYEDMQEHYPQEFAWRDQDKLRYRYPWGESYIDAMHRVEPVIAELQRSNNILVVSHQAILRCIIGVFTDKKPEEVPYAEVPLHTVIRISSQGYNYKVDFFKLPIECVNTIRVKPNNCSADRTADDALLTVPAHFDIPDPWRNLGSGPTPVQQH; this is encoded by the exons ATGAGAAGACGTATCCACGAATCCGTATCGACACCGGCAGCATGGATATCGAGTCCTGCATCGTGTCTGGCGATGTGGAGACAAATGTCCTTGGATATCTTGGAAGCGTCACTGTTGAGCCGCATACTCTTTATTTCTCTCGGGTTG CACGGCGAAAGCGAGTACAACGTATTGGGTAAGGTTGGTGGTGACGCAGTTTTAAGCGCACGTGGCGAGAGATATGCACAAGCGTTGGCCACCAAGTTCAACGCTATGCGTATTCCCGACCTGCGCGTGCTAACTAGTCGCCTTCGAAGGactatcgcgactgctcgtgGCGTGGAATCGCCCCAAGAACACGTGACAGCACTCAACGAACTCCACGCCGGTATCTGTGAGGGGCTGTCTTATGAAGACATGCAGGAGCATTATCCGCAG GAATTTGCATGGCGCGATCAAGATAAGCTGCGCTATCGTTATCCATGGGGAGAAAGCTACATCGACGCCATGCACCGCGTGGAACCGGTTATTGCTGAATTACAGAGATCCAACAACATCTTGGTCGTGTCTCATCAAGCTATTCTGCGCTGCATCATTGGCGTTTTCACAGATAAAAAACCGGAAGAGGTGCCTTACGCTGAGGTGCCACTGCATACCGTCATCCGAATCAGCAGCCAGGGTTACAATTACAAGGTGGACTTCTTCAAGTTACCCATAGAGTGCGTAAACACGATTCGCGTGAAGCCGAATAATTGTAGCGCGGACAGAACCGCGGACGATGCTCTGCTCACAGTCCCAGCACATTTCGACATACCGGATCCTTGGCGAAATCTTGGCAGCGGACCCACTCCCGTACAACAACACTGA